A genomic segment from Alteribacillus bidgolensis encodes:
- a CDS encoding cupin domain-containing protein, which yields MVNETKEKILKKRFFKLDEVAQFDPNQGKKTIFYETDKTAGAVWCLEPGQEVYKHWHTTSDDLWICIQGTGIFYPGDGEEVEITKGDMIISYPGQQHGMRNTGNERFIFVGVAGPLPMDVVLPKEE from the coding sequence ATGGTAAATGAAACAAAAGAAAAAATCCTAAAAAAAAGATTTTTCAAGCTTGATGAGGTTGCACAGTTTGACCCAAACCAAGGTAAAAAGACCATTTTTTATGAAACTGACAAAACGGCTGGTGCTGTATGGTGCTTAGAACCAGGTCAAGAAGTCTATAAACATTGGCATACAACTTCTGACGACCTTTGGATTTGTATTCAAGGAACAGGAATTTTCTATCCTGGAGATGGCGAAGAAGTAGAAATTACGAAAGGTGATATGATTATTTCTTACCCTGGTCAACAACATGGTATGAGAAATACTGGGAACGAGCGCTTCATTTTTGTTGGGGTCGCAGGACCTCTTCCAATGGATGTAGTTCTACCTAAAGAAGAGTAG
- a CDS encoding DUF421 domain-containing protein, which yields MIWIVETITQKFDNLRTLMKGSSSILIEDGKVNTKALKKAKLEMEQLRTLLRMQGIFSLRQVEHAVLETSGMVSVMEKAREEPVSKGDVLEDYEKNVPTYLVVEEKDINDRNLKLMGKSKEWLLDELQKLNYHLEDIYFAEWSKTDGFFIQSYQETSKEK from the coding sequence ATGATTTGGATAGTCGAAACGATTACTCAAAAATTCGATAACCTGCGAACACTAATGAAAGGAAGCAGTTCTATCCTGATTGAAGACGGAAAAGTAAATACAAAAGCATTAAAAAAAGCCAAACTGGAAATGGAACAGCTTCGCACTCTCCTGAGAATGCAAGGCATTTTTTCTCTGAGGCAGGTCGAACATGCCGTCTTAGAAACGAGCGGAATGGTCAGCGTGATGGAGAAAGCTAGAGAAGAACCAGTCTCTAAAGGGGACGTGCTGGAAGATTATGAGAAAAATGTACCTACCTATTTAGTAGTGGAAGAAAAGGACATAAATGATCGGAATTTAAAATTAATGGGCAAATCCAAGGAATGGCTGTTAGATGAGTTACAAAAGCTCAACTATCATTTAGAGGATATTTACTTTGCAGAGTGGAGTAAAACAGACGGTTTTTTTATACAATCCTATCAGGAAACATCCAAAGAGAAATAA
- the allB gene encoding allantoinase AllB, whose translation MKYDLIIKNGNVVFDDEVRKIDVAVKDGKISAIAKNLDVETHQVINAQGQYVMPGMIDTHVHICEPGRTEWEGFITGTKALAAGGTTSYVDMPLNALPATVDKKSLDLKKAAAKEKNYIDYALYGGLVPGNLGKLEELSNEGVVAYKCFMSTCGSDIPEDFVNVDDYTLYMGMKKLEQLGHILSIHAENAEITDRMGQEFEKQGKITPSDYVASRPAFTEVLSVKRALFLAKETGCKLHFVHISTAEAVEEITKARNEGQDVTLETCPHFLTMTTSQFEEIGSVAKCAPPLRDEAEQNKLWERLTEGKIDMLTSDHSPCPPEMKYSETNNIFEVWGGITGCQNNVDLMFDEAVMKRNIPVTDFVRMIAKKPAQRFNFGNKGEIAVSKDADIILVNPNQSYVVQKDDLYYRHQHSPYIGRKINCRVTKTFVRGNLMFDVNEGIVGEPVGQLITSNKKIKTTSA comes from the coding sequence ATGAAATACGATCTAATAATTAAAAACGGTAATGTTGTTTTCGATGATGAAGTGAGAAAAATCGATGTAGCCGTTAAAGATGGAAAAATTTCAGCCATTGCAAAAAACCTTGACGTAGAAACTCATCAGGTTATAAATGCGCAAGGGCAGTATGTGATGCCAGGTATGATTGACACTCACGTTCACATTTGTGAGCCGGGGAGAACAGAATGGGAAGGTTTTATCACTGGCACAAAAGCGTTGGCAGCTGGGGGAACGACAAGCTATGTAGACATGCCTTTGAATGCGCTTCCAGCTACAGTGGATAAAAAATCATTAGATTTAAAAAAGGCAGCCGCTAAGGAGAAGAACTATATCGATTATGCGTTATACGGTGGTCTGGTTCCTGGTAATCTCGGCAAATTAGAAGAGCTTTCAAATGAAGGCGTTGTAGCCTATAAATGCTTCATGTCTACTTGTGGGTCGGATATCCCTGAGGATTTCGTAAACGTTGATGATTATACGTTATATATGGGGATGAAGAAATTGGAACAGCTCGGTCATATTTTATCCATCCATGCTGAAAATGCAGAGATTACAGATCGAATGGGACAGGAATTCGAGAAACAAGGAAAAATAACCCCATCAGATTATGTGGCTTCACGGCCGGCATTTACGGAAGTGCTTTCAGTAAAAAGAGCATTGTTTTTAGCAAAAGAAACCGGTTGTAAACTACATTTTGTTCATATCAGTACGGCTGAAGCGGTAGAGGAAATCACGAAAGCAAGAAACGAAGGTCAAGATGTCACCCTTGAAACTTGTCCGCATTTTTTGACCATGACCACATCTCAATTTGAGGAAATTGGTTCAGTTGCCAAGTGTGCGCCTCCATTGCGGGATGAAGCAGAACAAAACAAGCTTTGGGAACGGCTGACGGAAGGTAAAATTGATATGCTTACTTCCGACCATTCCCCGTGTCCACCTGAAATGAAATATAGTGAAACAAATAATATTTTTGAAGTATGGGGCGGTATTACAGGCTGCCAAAACAATGTTGATCTTATGTTTGACGAAGCTGTTATGAAGCGAAATATTCCAGTAACTGATTTTGTCCGGATGATTGCCAAAAAACCTGCACAACGATTTAATTTCGGAAATAAAGGGGAAATTGCTGTATCCAAAGATGCCGATATCATCCTTGTGAATCCTAACCAATCTTATGTTGTTCAAAAAGATGATCTTTATTACCGCCATCAACACAGCCCTTATATTGGAAGAAAAATTAATTGTCGGGTAACCAAAACTTTTGTCCGCGGAAACCTTATGTTTGACGTTAATGAAGGGATTGTTGGAGAACCTGTTGGGCAACTGATTACCTCCAATAAAAAAATTAAAACTACATCAGCCTAA
- a CDS encoding YrhK family protein produces MPAIKDEKHYVNIKAGRFRVFFRKRYRLITTLNDILIGFLFVLGSCLNFFQATANFGNVAYLLASFTLTVRPILKLIHNSTLRNEMKDKDSYNINKTYKNYSR; encoded by the coding sequence ATGCCGGCCATAAAAGATGAGAAACACTATGTGAATATAAAAGCAGGTAGATTCCGAGTCTTTTTTCGAAAAAGATATCGCTTGATCACGACATTGAATGATATCCTCATCGGTTTTTTATTTGTCCTAGGAAGCTGCTTGAATTTTTTTCAAGCCACAGCCAATTTTGGAAATGTTGCTTATTTACTTGCCAGCTTTACTCTCACCGTACGCCCTATCTTAAAACTAATCCATAACTCTACCCTGCGCAACGAAATGAAAGACAAAGACAGTTATAATATAAATAAAACGTACAAAAATTACTCCCGCTAA
- a CDS encoding allantoinase, giving the protein MSKYDLIIRNGNIVTAETIIQGDIAIKDGKIAETSAGQSLKAIAKSEINADGLHIFPGLIDTHVHFNEPGRTEWEGLETGSRSLAGGGVTTFIDMPLNSTPPAINKKNLALKKAAAEKNSLVHARFWGGLVPENINDLKDLFEDGVLGFKAFMSPSGITDFNHVDDVTIFKGMNEIARLGSLLAVHAESTVICDQLAQEKIAEGKTSARDFVESRPIISEIEAVRRIISYAEATGCKLHIVHASSRKVVEVINEAKLRGVDVTVETCPHYLSLTIKDLEQKGGVAKCCPPLREENEVEGLWNAVANGEIDVIASDHSPAPPHMKEIQDGDYFKAWGGISGAQSTLNVMLTEGYVKRALPLEKIVQLTATNPAKLFGLFPNKGTISVGSDADLAIVNLNESFELKREDLFYRHQHSPYVGKTFNGKIITTLINGELVFKNGDFKKRAQETV; this is encoded by the coding sequence ATGTCAAAATACGATTTAATTATTAGAAACGGTAATATTGTAACAGCAGAGACAATAATTCAAGGAGATATTGCTATTAAAGATGGGAAAATTGCCGAAACATCTGCTGGTCAATCTCTTAAAGCTATAGCTAAAAGTGAAATCAATGCCGATGGCCTTCATATATTCCCTGGCTTAATAGACACGCATGTTCATTTTAATGAACCAGGAAGAACGGAATGGGAAGGCCTTGAAACAGGAAGCAGGAGCTTGGCCGGGGGCGGAGTCACTACCTTTATTGATATGCCATTAAATAGTACTCCACCTGCCATTAATAAAAAGAATTTAGCATTGAAAAAGGCCGCAGCAGAAAAAAATTCCTTGGTGCATGCTAGGTTCTGGGGTGGACTTGTTCCAGAAAATATTAATGATTTAAAGGATCTTTTCGAAGATGGCGTCCTTGGTTTTAAGGCTTTCATGTCCCCAAGCGGAATCACAGATTTTAATCATGTAGATGATGTTACCATTTTTAAAGGAATGAACGAGATTGCAAGATTAGGATCTTTATTAGCAGTTCACGCTGAAAGTACTGTTATTTGTGATCAGCTTGCTCAGGAAAAAATAGCAGAAGGCAAAACATCTGCAAGGGATTTTGTAGAATCTCGCCCAATTATATCTGAAATAGAAGCGGTTAGAAGAATTATTTCTTATGCAGAAGCAACCGGCTGTAAACTACATATTGTACATGCCAGCAGTAGAAAAGTGGTTGAAGTTATAAACGAAGCTAAACTAAGAGGGGTAGACGTCACTGTTGAAACCTGTCCTCATTATTTGTCTTTAACTATTAAAGACTTAGAACAGAAAGGAGGGGTGGCAAAATGCTGTCCTCCACTACGTGAAGAAAATGAAGTGGAAGGTCTATGGAATGCAGTGGCGAACGGTGAAATTGATGTGATTGCATCAGACCACTCACCAGCACCACCTCATATGAAGGAAATACAGGACGGAGATTATTTTAAAGCATGGGGTGGTATTTCCGGTGCGCAGTCTACCTTGAATGTCATGTTAACAGAAGGGTATGTTAAACGTGCTCTCCCATTAGAAAAAATTGTTCAATTAACAGCGACAAATCCAGCTAAGCTTTTTGGTCTCTTTCCAAATAAAGGAACCATTTCAGTAGGCAGTGATGCAGACCTTGCTATTGTTAACCTTAATGAAAGCTTTGAATTAAAAAGAGAGGACCTATTTTATCGTCACCAGCATTCTCCATATGTGGGTAAAACATTTAATGGAAAGATCATTACAACGCTTATCAATGGGGAACTGGTCTTTAAGAATGGGGATTTTAAAAAGAGAGCTCAAGAAACAGTATAA
- a CDS encoding PucR family transcriptional regulator, producing MKKVEDLFILDVFQDAKILAGHSGLIRNVESMEISETPDVLHYLAKNSFLLTTGYAYKDNPRELCQLISDINELPCAGMGIKLGRFIDTLPQEVIDLADKLQFPIIQIPVSLTLGTVGHQLLGFLWDNKTEELFYAIHVHKKFTDMMMKGYTLQSLIKNLGLYLKCPVLLLSPLGEVTASSVHFQKENMKLMQAHVESLFKNSLETYQNNSAITINHPDGSETDITLNVFPVKTTHLFPYLLIIFNPEQLHYPSSKLAIEQASTVISFTLIKNEAIKQNNRVLKNNFFGSLVDGKIPLKQEIIHRGKQYNLLENAKYLSILCKVDNNSENYFQQSDEVLNQTYDFLYDYLEIAITKLGIQNIFFIKDTYFVILLQFTSPFDDTLKDSIRTSLEEFQKEAFDKLKISLSFGIGNFVNDVTSIPTTYSEAVEAWENGAELFQKEFISFYETKQIQELIRLIPKEELQKFYENTLRSLAYPKTKDEEALVKTMVVFLDNNCEIAITSKKLFVHRNTVKYRIAKCEEILNYSINTPNDSLHLRMALLMRSMFHPLGS from the coding sequence ATGAAAAAAGTGGAGGATTTGTTTATTCTAGATGTCTTTCAAGATGCGAAAATCCTTGCAGGTCATTCAGGTTTAATTAGAAATGTAGAATCCATGGAAATTTCTGAGACACCTGATGTCCTTCATTATTTAGCAAAAAATTCATTTTTGTTAACTACAGGATACGCTTATAAAGATAACCCTAGAGAATTATGCCAACTCATTTCGGATATAAATGAGCTCCCCTGTGCCGGGATGGGGATTAAATTAGGAAGATTTATTGATACATTACCTCAAGAGGTTATAGACCTTGCAGATAAGCTGCAATTTCCAATTATTCAAATCCCGGTTTCTCTTACTTTAGGGACGGTGGGACACCAATTATTAGGATTTTTATGGGACAACAAAACCGAAGAACTATTTTATGCCATTCATGTTCATAAAAAATTTACTGATATGATGATGAAAGGATATACATTGCAATCGCTAATCAAAAACCTTGGTCTCTATTTAAAATGTCCGGTTCTTCTGTTAAGTCCATTGGGCGAGGTTACTGCTTCCTCGGTTCATTTCCAAAAGGAAAACATGAAACTAATGCAAGCACACGTAGAGTCCTTATTTAAAAATAGTTTGGAAACCTATCAAAACAACAGTGCCATTACCATTAATCACCCAGATGGCAGCGAGACTGACATCACATTGAATGTGTTTCCTGTTAAAACCACGCATCTATTTCCATATTTATTAATTATATTTAATCCGGAACAGCTTCATTATCCGTCTTCCAAGCTAGCAATTGAGCAAGCATCGACGGTCATTTCTTTTACCTTAATTAAAAATGAGGCGATTAAACAAAACAATCGCGTATTAAAAAATAATTTCTTTGGGTCGCTTGTTGATGGAAAAATTCCTTTAAAGCAGGAAATTATTCACCGTGGAAAACAATATAATCTTTTAGAGAATGCCAAATATTTATCGATTTTGTGTAAAGTCGATAACAATAGCGAGAACTACTTTCAACAAAGTGATGAAGTACTTAACCAAACTTATGACTTTTTATATGATTATTTAGAAATCGCAATAACCAAGTTAGGGATTCAAAATATTTTTTTTATAAAAGATACCTATTTTGTAATCTTGCTCCAATTTACATCGCCATTTGATGATACTTTGAAGGATTCGATTCGAACAAGTTTAGAAGAATTCCAGAAAGAAGCTTTCGATAAATTAAAAATTTCGCTTTCTTTTGGGATTGGGAACTTTGTAAATGACGTCACCTCTATCCCTACCACCTATTCAGAGGCAGTGGAAGCATGGGAAAATGGGGCCGAACTTTTTCAAAAAGAATTTATTAGTTTTTATGAAACAAAACAAATTCAAGAATTGATTCGCCTAATCCCAAAAGAAGAGTTACAAAAATTTTATGAAAATACATTACGGTCCTTGGCATATCCCAAAACAAAGGATGAAGAAGCCCTAGTCAAAACGATGGTTGTGTTTTTAGATAATAACTGCGAGATAGCAATCACGTCAAAAAAATTATTTGTACATCGTAACACCGTTAAATATCGAATTGCAAAATGTGAGGAAATTCTAAATTATTCTATAAACACACCAAATGATTCTCTCCATTTAAGAATGGCACTATTAATGAGGTCGATGTTCCATCCCCTGGGAAGCTAG
- a CDS encoding NCS1 family transporter, whose protein sequence is MSTNLEHLEQATVETPVQPDTTVDESLQPATEEERKVGKLDYIFMWIGDGVNLGNMTLGASLVVAGAATLNLFQTLAAAIIAICIISTVFALNDRVGYRTGIPYVVQLRMSFGEKGAIISSLLRGIPAIVWYGFQSWIGGTALNEIAKIATGGSFDNIFICFLALQLLQTWLSLYGFHAIKWVETLVAVVIGLALIYALGILLTSHSQTITENWVQAKGTWGLPFFSFIMMFMGNYAAIFLSAGDYSRELKSGISDSKRGFLYFFPILIAYGLTLTVGAMLASVTGNSNPVKAFAIVVDNPYITVFVSAFIVLGVIGVNMVANIIAPTYVITLLTKLKYKPAVVMTGLLALGSFPWVLVKDSSAEGLGVFILIYSAFLGPIVGILLVEYYILRRQKINVPDLYKKDGPFSGFNPAAVLAMLIGAGGAFIAVELAWIIGLIVGSISYILLMKLAFKDSNFKKGTIFDSNDKSVDES, encoded by the coding sequence ATGTCGACAAATTTGGAGCATTTGGAGCAGGCTACGGTAGAGACTCCGGTCCAGCCTGACACGACTGTGGATGAATCACTACAGCCGGCAACCGAAGAAGAAAGAAAAGTAGGAAAGTTAGACTATATATTTATGTGGATTGGTGACGGGGTAAACTTAGGGAATATGACGCTTGGAGCAAGCTTGGTTGTAGCGGGAGCTGCAACACTAAACCTCTTTCAAACACTTGCGGCTGCTATCATTGCCATTTGTATCATTTCCACTGTTTTTGCTTTAAATGACAGAGTCGGTTACAGAACAGGAATACCATATGTTGTACAGCTGAGAATGTCTTTTGGGGAGAAAGGTGCTATCATTTCATCCCTTCTACGCGGGATTCCTGCCATCGTTTGGTACGGTTTTCAAAGTTGGATTGGTGGTACTGCCTTAAATGAAATTGCAAAAATTGCCACGGGTGGTAGCTTTGATAACATTTTCATTTGCTTTCTCGCTCTTCAGCTCTTACAAACTTGGCTATCGTTGTACGGCTTCCATGCGATAAAATGGGTAGAAACACTTGTAGCCGTTGTTATTGGTTTAGCGCTGATTTATGCTCTAGGTATTCTTCTAACATCTCATAGTCAGACTATTACAGAAAACTGGGTTCAGGCAAAAGGTACATGGGGGTTACCGTTCTTTTCTTTTATCATGATGTTTATGGGAAATTATGCAGCAATCTTTTTAAGCGCGGGGGACTATTCAAGAGAGTTGAAATCCGGTATCAGTGATTCAAAAAGAGGGTTCTTATACTTCTTTCCTATCTTAATAGCATATGGCTTGACTTTAACAGTCGGAGCAATGCTAGCATCTGTAACAGGAAATTCTAACCCGGTGAAAGCGTTTGCCATCGTTGTAGATAACCCCTATATTACCGTTTTTGTATCCGCTTTCATTGTTTTAGGTGTGATTGGTGTAAACATGGTTGCCAATATTATTGCTCCAACCTATGTAATTACGTTGCTTACGAAATTGAAATATAAGCCTGCTGTTGTTATGACTGGGCTGCTTGCTCTAGGTTCGTTTCCTTGGGTGCTAGTCAAGGATTCTTCAGCAGAGGGTCTAGGCGTTTTCATTCTAATCTACTCCGCATTTTTAGGCCCGATTGTTGGTATTTTATTAGTTGAATACTATATATTAAGAAGGCAAAAAATTAATGTTCCAGATTTATATAAGAAAGACGGTCCATTTTCCGGGTTTAATCCAGCCGCAGTGCTTGCAATGCTAATCGGTGCTGGAGGAGCCTTTATAGCTGTGGAGCTAGCATGGATTATCGGGCTGATTGTTGGAAGTATTTCCTATATTCTTCTAATGAAGTTAGCATTCAAAGATTCGAATTTTAAAAAGGGTACCATATTTGACAGCAACGATAAATCTGTTGATGAAAGCTAA